The Terriglobia bacterium genome has a window encoding:
- a CDS encoding response regulator encodes MVNVAEVFPGKIRILVVDDDSDLRLTLCEYLQSRNFTVSSARDGSEAISLIQSRKLSFDIIFTDLVMPPGPDGMEVLKVAKQVNPLSYVVIMTGYSSIETAIEAIRRGAFDYLAKPFKLAEIEIAASRIMEYLMLIDDNKKLSARLALATEKSAMIDSRLEKIESLLGILVARMGLNPKP; translated from the coding sequence ATGGTGAATGTAGCAGAGGTGTTTCCCGGCAAAATTCGAATCCTCGTCGTGGACGACGACAGTGACCTCAGATTGACACTGTGTGAGTACCTGCAATCCCGTAATTTCACCGTTTCGTCGGCTCGCGACGGCTCGGAAGCCATCAGCCTGATTCAATCCCGGAAGCTTAGCTTCGACATTATCTTTACCGACCTTGTGATGCCTCCCGGACCGGACGGGATGGAGGTTCTCAAGGTGGCGAAACAAGTCAATCCTTTGAGCTATGTCGTCATTATGACGGGCTATTCGTCCATCGAGACCGCCATCGAAGCCATCCGGCGCGGCGCCTTCGATTACCTGGCCAAACCTTTTAAGCTCGCCGAAATCGAAATCGCTGCGAGCCGTATCATGGAGTATCTGATGCTGATAGACGACAATAAGAAGCTGTCGGCCAGGCTTGCCCTCGCGACCGAAAAATCCGCGATGATCGACTCCAGACTTGAAAAGATCGAGTCCTTATTAGGCATCCTTGTTGCCAGGATGGGGTTGAATCCAAAACCTTGA
- a CDS encoding sigma-54 dependent transcriptional regulator, whose product MDTNKEQVLVVDDEEDLRHAIVDILTLDGFEVDQAGSAEEAAEKLSQIAYDVLITDHNLPGKTGVELLEESLVRYPEIIGVVITGYGTIETAVNAIKKGAYNYLTKPFKLVELPIMVRKGLKERHLRFENQYLRKQLDEKYGFSNIIGSGRGMKRIFELVETIAGLNSTCLIQGETGTGKELIAKAIHFNSPRKDQKLVSINCGAIPESLLESELFGHVKGAFTGAVQTRIGRFEQANGGTIFLDEIGNMPVSLQVKLLRVLQEREFERVGGNSTVKVDVRIIAATSSNLEQMVKDGTFREDLYYRLNVIPINLPPLRERREDIPLLVQKFVEHFCDAHKLDLKTVSPQVMKGLMAYDWPGNVRQLENLVERMVALTGNRPAILATDLPAEIQNRDSMNFVPLIEIPEEGINFQNVVTDMERELILQSLRKTNGNKKLAAKLLNLKRTTLIEKIKRIGLGEQIAASA is encoded by the coding sequence ATGGACACGAACAAGGAACAGGTTCTGGTGGTCGACGACGAAGAGGATCTTCGCCACGCGATCGTCGACATCTTGACACTCGACGGATTTGAAGTCGATCAAGCCGGGTCTGCTGAAGAAGCAGCGGAGAAGCTTTCACAGATTGCATACGACGTTTTGATCACCGATCACAACCTTCCCGGAAAGACCGGGGTCGAACTGCTCGAAGAATCGCTGGTCCGCTATCCGGAAATCATCGGCGTGGTCATCACGGGATACGGCACGATCGAAACGGCTGTGAACGCTATAAAGAAGGGCGCATACAACTACCTGACAAAGCCATTCAAGCTGGTCGAACTCCCGATCATGGTTCGCAAAGGTCTCAAGGAACGCCACCTCCGGTTTGAAAATCAATACCTCCGCAAGCAGCTCGACGAGAAGTACGGCTTCAGCAACATTATCGGCTCGGGCCGGGGCATGAAACGGATCTTCGAACTGGTCGAGACCATTGCCGGCCTCAACAGCACCTGTCTGATCCAGGGCGAAACAGGAACCGGAAAAGAACTGATCGCCAAGGCCATCCACTTCAACAGTCCGCGCAAGGACCAGAAGCTTGTCAGCATCAACTGCGGCGCGATACCCGAAAGCCTGCTCGAGTCCGAGTTGTTCGGTCACGTGAAAGGCGCATTTACAGGCGCCGTCCAGACGCGCATCGGCCGCTTCGAACAGGCGAATGGCGGAACCATCTTCCTGGATGAAATCGGAAACATGCCGGTTTCGCTGCAGGTCAAACTGCTGCGCGTCCTTCAGGAACGCGAGTTCGAGCGCGTCGGCGGCAACAGCACGGTAAAGGTCGACGTCCGGATTATCGCGGCGACGAGTTCGAACCTGGAACAGATGGTGAAGGACGGAACGTTCCGCGAGGATCTCTACTACCGCTTGAATGTCATTCCGATCAATCTGCCGCCGCTCCGCGAACGCCGCGAAGATATTCCATTGCTCGTCCAGAAATTTGTCGAGCACTTCTGCGATGCCCACAAGCTGGATCTGAAAACCGTTTCACCCCAGGTCATGAAAGGTCTGATGGCGTATGACTGGCCGGGCAATGTCCGGCAGCTGGAAAACCTTGTGGAAAGGATGGTCGCGCTGACCGGCAACCGGCCGGCAATCCTTGCAACGGACCTTCCCGCGGAGATTCAAAACCGGGATTCCATGAATTTCGTACCGCTGATTGAAATTCCCGAAGAAGGCATCAACTTCCAGAACGTGGTTACCGACATGGAGCGCGAACTGATTCTT